One window of Nicotiana tomentosiformis chromosome 11, ASM39032v3, whole genome shotgun sequence genomic DNA carries:
- the LOC117276390 gene encoding uncharacterized protein gives MDNLSSNRKDNATIVENVETLDGRSISGQNAPDVKLPEGYKPPKIFDGTGDPKVHLRTYCDKFVGMGKSEQIRMKLFMRSLTGDGLSWYIHHNPKKWDNWVSMASDFMDSFRFNTENVPSIFYIQNLKKKPTETFREYATRWN, from the exons atGGACAATTTGAGTAGTAATCGAAAAGACAACGCTACTATAGTAGAGAATGTTGAGACTTTAGACGGAAGAAGTATTTCAGGACAAAATGCG CCAGACGTGAAACTACCGGAGGGTTATAAACCTCCTAAGATATTTGATGGCACCGGTGATCCCAAGGTGCATTTGAGGACTTATTGTGACAAATTTGTAGGAATGGGAAAGAGCGAACAAATtcgcatgaagctgttcatgcgAAGTCTTACCGGGGATGGTTTATCCTGGTATATTCATCATAATCCAAAGAAGTGGGATAACTGGGTAAGTATGGCATCTGACTTCATGGATAGtttcaggttcaacacagaaaacGTGCCAAGCATTTTCTATATccagaacctcaagaagaagccaacagagACCTTCCGTGAGTATGCTACTCGCTGGAATTAG
- the LOC104094713 gene encoding V-type proton ATPase subunit a2-like, with protein sequence MVVGGEGCCPTMDLLRSEPMQLVQLIIPMESAHRTISYLGDLGLFQFKDLNVEKSPFQRTYATQTKRCGEMARKLRFLKEQMTKAGFTPSTRTTMGSNINLDELEVKLGELEAELAEMNTNTEKLQHSYNELLEYKLVLQKAGEFFHSAQNSATDQQKEVEEHAHGERSIDSPLLLEQEPFADPSKQVKLGFVSGLVAREKSMAFERFLFRATRGNVFLKQVVVENTVTDPVSGTEVEKNVFVIFYSGERAKNKILKICDAFGANRYPFTDDIGKQYEMITEVSGKLSELKTTVDVGQLHWANLLQTIGYEFDQWNLLVKKEKFIYHTLNMLSIDVTKKCLVGEGWCPVYATSQIQNQLHRATLDSNSQVGAIFQVLHTTELPPTYFRTNKFTSAFQEIVDAYGVAKYQEVNPGVFTIVTFPFLFAVMFGDWGHGICLLLATLYFIFWEKKLSSQKLGDIMEMTFGGRYVIIMMALFSIYTGFIYNEFFSVPFEIFGRSAYGCRDPSCRDATTIGLIKVRDAYPFGVDPKWHGTRSELPFLNSLKMKMSILLGVAQMNLGIILSYFNGKFFKNDVNVWHQFVPQMIFLNSLFGYLSLLIIVKWCTGSQADLYHVMIYMFLSPTDDLGENQLFIGQKYLQLLLVSLALVAVPWMLFPKPFFLKKQHEERHRGQLYAMLDNTDDSFELETHDHSHGHEEFEFSEVFVHQLIHTIEFVLGAVSNTASYLRLWALSLAHSELSSVFYDKVLLLAMGFNNIIILVIGIVVFIFATVGVLLVMETLSAFLHALRLHWVEFQNKFYEGDGYKFSPFSFGLISEDED encoded by the exons ATGGTAGTCGGAGGAGAAGGATGTTGTCCGACTATGGATCTGCTACGATCGGAACCAATGCAATTGGTGCAATTGATCATCCCGATGGAATCCGCTCATCGTACAATTTCTTACCTCGGAGATCTCGGTCTCTTCCAATTCAAAGAC CTTAATGTGGAAAAGAGCCCATTCCAGAGGACATACGCAACCCAG ACTAAAAGATGTGGAGAAATGGCACGTAAACTTCGCTTTTTGAAGGAACAAATGACAAAGGCAGGGTTTACTCCTTCAACAAGGACAACAATGGGCTCAAATATTAATCTGGATGAATTGGAG GTCAAACTTGGAGAACTCGAAGCTGAACTAGCAGAGATGAATACTAACACTGAAAAGCTTCAACATTCTTATAATGAGCTTCTCGAGTATAAGCTTGTTCTGCAGAAG GCTGGCGAGTTTTTCCATTCAGCTCAAAACAGTGCTACTGATCAACAGAAAGAAGTGGAGGAGCATGCACATGGCGAGAGATCGATTGATAGTCCTCTATTGTTAGAGCAG GAACCCTTTGCAGATCCTTCAAAACAAGTTAAGCTGGGATTTGTCAGTGGGCTTGTTGCTAGAGAAAAATCTATGGCTTTTGAAAGGTTTCTATTTCGTGCAACCAGAGGAAATGTATTTTTAAAGCAAGTGGTTGTGGAAAATACTGTAACAGATCCGGTGTCAGGCACGGAG gtcGAAAAAAACGTGTTTGTTATCTTTTACTCTGGAGAAAGGGCGAAGAACAAGATATTAAAAATTTGCGATGCATTTGGAGCAAATCGGTATCCATTCACTGATGACATTGGCAAACAGTATGAGATGATAACAGAG GTATCTGGAAAACTTTCAGAGCTGAAGACCACTGTAGACGTCGGACAGCTACACTGGGCAAATCTCTTACAGACCATTGGCTATGAGTTTGACCAATGGAACCTTCTG GTGAAAAAGGAGAAGTTTATTTACCATACACTAAATATGCTCAGTATTGATGTGACAAAGAAGTGCCTTGTGGGTGAGGGTTGGTGTCCAGTTTATGCGACCAGCCAG ATACAGAATCAATTGCATCGAGCAACTTTGGATAGCAACTCACAAGTTGGGGCCATATTCCAGGTGTTGCATACCACAGAATTGCCACCTACATATTTCCGTACAAACAAATTTACATCTGCCTTCCAGGAAATTGTTGATGCGTATGG GGTCGCAAAATATCAGGAAGTAAACCCTGGTGTTTTCACAATAGTAACTTTCCCGTTCCTCTTTGCTGTCATGTTTGGAGACTGGGGCCATGGTATATGCTTGCTTCTTGCAACATTATACTTCATCTTTTGGGAGAAGAAGCTGTCTAGTCAG AAGCTTGGGGACATCATGGAGATGACTTTTGGCGGTCGCTACGTTATTATAATGATGGCTCTGTTTTCAATATATACAGGATTCATATATAATGAATTTTTCTCTGTTCCCTTTGAAATATTTGGACGTTCAGCTTACGGATGTCGCGACCCTTCCTGCAG GGATGCCACTACAATAGGTTTGATTAAGGTCCGCGATGCCTATCCATTTGGTGTGGATCCTAAGTGGCATGGTACCCGCAGCGAATTACCATTTCTGAATTCTTTGAAGATGAAGATGTCAATTCTACTAGGTGTTGCTCAGATGAATCTAGGAATCATTCTAAGCTATTTCAATGGGAAGTTCTTTAAAAATGACGTGAATGTCTG GCATCAGTTTGTCCCCCAGATGATATTCCTGAACAGCCTCTTTGGCTATCTTTCACTTCTTATTATTGTCAAATGGTGCACTGGTTCTCAAGCTGATCTGTACCATGTAATGATATACATGTTTCTAAGCCCTACTGATGATTTGGGCGAGAACCAGCTTTTTATTGGGCAAAAATACCTCCAg CTTTTGCTAGTATCACTTGCACTTGTTGCCGTTCCATGGATGCTATTTCCTAAGCCATTTTTTCTAAAGAAGCAACATGAGGAA AGGCATCGAGGTCAATTATATGCAATGCTTGACAACACTGATGACTCTTTTGAGTTGGAGACACACGATCATTCACATGGACATGAAGAATTTGAGTTCAGTGAAGTTTTTGTACATCAACTCATACATACCATAGAATTTGTACTTGGAGCTGTCTCTAATACAGCTTCATACCTGCGTCTGTGGGCCCTCAG TTTGGCACATTCAGAATTGTCTAGCGTGTTCTATGACAAAGTTCTGCTTCTTGCAATGGG GTTTAATAATATCATCATCCTTGTCATTGGCATAGTTGTATTTATATTTGCTACTGTTGGTGTGCTACTGGTGATGGAAACTCTAAGTGCATTCCTACATGCCTTGCGTCTTCATTGGGTGGAATTCCAGAACAAGTTCTATGAGGGAGATGGGTACAAGTTTAGCCCATTCTCGTTTGGTTTGATTAGTGAGGATGAGGACTAA